In the genome of Notamacropus eugenii isolate mMacEug1 chromosome 5, mMacEug1.pri_v2, whole genome shotgun sequence, one region contains:
- the LOC140506643 gene encoding speedy protein E4A-like: MESSASLLTTPKVTTESYVPSTSGDITQSPSLSEERSESKKKRKRKVWSVIESTDTKVVLKRRKIADFRPEDLEAFFRLLEDPVIRKFLDSDSHFKVADKYLLSIVVEYFGRVRLPAHTYNRIHFFVALFIANQIEEDDMKSKFNMMPALFGKRLWHNLYYDFRRVQRKFIVAMNWRVLVTRQICDEIQAQVPTHWVWDRDRDLLT; this comes from the exons ATGGAAAGTTCAG CTTCCTTGCTGACTACTCCCAAGGTCACGACAGAGAGTTATGTACCCTCAACCTCAGGGGACATCACACAGTCTCCATCTCTCTCAGAAGAAAGGAGtgagagtaaaaagaaaagaaagaggaaggtgtGGTCAGTGATTGAGTCAACAGACACAAAGGTTGttctgaaaaggagaaaaattgctGATTTCCGCCCAGAAGACTTAGAGGCTTTCTTCAGACTCCTGG AAGACCCAGTCATTAGGAAATTCTTGGACTCGGATAGCCATTTTAAAGTGGCTGATAAG TACCTGCTCTCCATAGTTGTAGAATATTTCGGCCGGGTGAGACTTCCTGCTCACACCTATAACCGGATCCATTTTTTTGTGGCACT ATTCATCGCCAATCAAATTGAGGAGGATGACATGAAATCTAAATTCAATATGATGCCTGCCCTCTTTGGAAAGAGACTGTGGCATAATCTCTACTATGATTTCCGGCGGGTACAGAGAAAATTCATTGTGGCAATGAATTGGAGAGTTCTTGTCACTCGCCAGATCTGTGATGAA ATCCAAGCCCAGGTCCCTACACACTGGGTCTGGGACAGGGACCGAGACCTCCTCACTTAA